The window GACCTGGTCTCGCTTCGCTCGGACGGCGGGGCAGCGGCCACGGTCGATCTCGCCTACCGCGTGCTCCAGGGCGCGCGTCAGCGGACGACGCGGACCGAGTACATTTCGTGTCCCTCGTGCGGTCGGACCCTCTTCGATCTGGAGGAGACGACGGCGAAGATCAAGGCGCGCACGGACCACCTCTCGGGCGTCAAGATCGCCGTGATGGGTTGCATCGTGAACGGCCCCGGCGAGATGGCGGACGCGGACTTCGGATACGTCGGCTCCGGCGTCGGCCAGGTCACCCTCTACGTCGGCAAGGAAGTCGTCGCGCGGGCCGTACCCGAAGTGGAGGCGACCGACCGTCTCGTCGACCTGATTCGCGAGCACGGCGCCTGGGTCGACCCCGCCTGATCCGGATCAGCGCGCGAGGGCGCTGGGCCTAACGGTCGTCTTCGAACCAGCTGCCGGGAGACGCGACGTTCGGCAGCTCGTCTTCGAGCCCTTCGAGATGGGTGGAGCGCAGCTCGTCGACCAGGGCCACGCTCCGCGCGCCGTCCGTCGTGGGGTGGTCGGGGCCGACGAGCCAGACGGCGATCATCACGAGCACCGCAGCCACGAGCGTGCCTTCCGCGACGCCGAGGACGCCTCCGCCAGCTCGATCCGCCCAGCCGAGCCCGGCGAACTCGACGCCTTTCCTCATCAGTCTTGCGGCGAAGCCGCAGGCGAGGATGGTCGCCATCACGAGCAGCACGCCGGCGATCCAGGTCGCCGTCTTCCCCACCAGCTCGCCGCCGGTCCACTCCGTCAGCTGGAGGGTCAGCGAGTCGAGGAAGAGGCGCGTCACGATCGTACAGAGCCCGATCGCAGCGAGGGAG of the bacterium genome contains:
- a CDS encoding CvpA family protein, whose product is MNDLPLIDMIAATVIFVAMIRGLWIGLVREGLSLAAIGLCTIVTRLFLDSLTLQLTEWTGGELVGKTATWIAGVLLVMATILACGFAARLMRKGVEFAGLGWADRAGGGVLGVAEGTLVAAVLVMIAVWLVGPDHPTTDGARSVALVDELRSTHLEGLEDELPNVASPGSWFEDDR